A genome region from Arthrobacter agilis includes the following:
- a CDS encoding type 1 glutamine amidotransferase domain-containing protein yields the protein MANELNGKRVAILAADGVERVELEQPRQALDRAGAVTELLSLHDGQIQARNNDLDAAGTFDVDALVRSAAVEDYDALLLPGGTVNPDKLRVDQAAVDFVRDFMASGKPVASICHGPWTLLEAGVVAGRTLTSFPSIRTDLRNAGATVVDEEVAIDGNLITSRSPDDLPAFCDAIVRALARVGAAAKDAR from the coding sequence ATGGCGAACGAACTGAACGGCAAGCGGGTTGCGATCTTGGCCGCAGACGGCGTGGAACGCGTGGAACTGGAACAACCCCGGCAGGCGCTCGACCGGGCCGGCGCGGTCACCGAACTGCTCTCGCTGCACGACGGTCAGATCCAGGCACGCAACAACGACCTCGACGCGGCCGGCACGTTCGACGTCGACGCACTGGTCCGTTCGGCGGCGGTCGAAGACTACGACGCACTGCTGCTGCCGGGCGGAACAGTCAACCCCGACAAGCTGCGGGTCGACCAGGCAGCGGTCGACTTCGTGCGGGACTTCATGGCTTCCGGCAAACCAGTCGCCTCGATTTGTCACGGTCCGTGGACACTCCTAGAGGCGGGCGTCGTGGCGGGCCGGACCCTCACGTCGTTCCCCAGCATCCGCACCGATCTACGCAACGCCGGCGCCACCGTGGTCGATGAAGAGGTCGCCATCGACGGCAATCTCATCACCAGCAGGTCCCCTGATGACCTGCCCGCGTTCTGCGACGCGATCGTCAGGGCATTGGCCCGTGTCGGAGCCGCCGCGAAGGATGCCCGGTGA